TTAGTTAAAAAGCAAACCAAGCACAATTTGACTAATTAATCGTTTCATATTTCTGTGACGATCGACGACTTTATCGAAGTCTAGAATGTTAAAAGAAATCTCTCGTTGAGTATTGGAAATAGACAGACATTATATTATctgcattttttctttcttcactaAAGCTAggttttaatattaattgttatggTAATGCAGAAAGGATAAGGAATTTTAATATTAGAAAACCAATATTAAAACTACATTACTAGACGTCAAGTTAGGGGAAACTATTTTGGACTCAACTCGAGATCTAGGCCTAAAGGTAGCCCAACCCGCGCAAAGGGCCCAATTCAAGAATATTATTCGTTCTGGTTTGACTACAAATTTTTCATTCTTCACGGTAAGCATGAAAAATACtattacatattatatataatatattttcatataatatgtcctatatatatatatatatatatatatatatataaagaatcaCAGCATAATCCTTTTTATTCACTCTGGTTTTACTACAAATTTTGCTTCTTCACGGGAAGCTACATCAGTGGAGAGATGAAAATGTATCACAGAAGAGCCGGGccagcaacaaaaaaaaataagagaagatTTCATAGCAGAAAGCATGTAGCAACAGTGCAACATTATATATAGAACAGCCATGGACCAGAGTACCAATAGGGAAGACAAAAACCAAATTGTATTCCAAAAAAATTTAGCAGTGAAGAGACCCCTTTGAAGATGCCAGCAATACAGCAATATGCTACAACCAGCTTCACCAAAGAGTTGCAAACAGAGATGACAATTGGAAGGATCTGAATAGGATCCTATAGTACCGTCTTcatatttacattaaaaaataatatcagtACCCTCCCATACTCGCAcagataatatattaattactattttgtaacatatattaattatatatgatatgtGCAACCCGTACTGGTACCCACTACCCACATCCATATTCACATAAATTTGTGTGTATATATTTATCTCATACTTAGCTTCAATATTATAGATAATTATCTGTTCCGTTCAGcttgtaaatatttttgtagATGTCTGCGGAATCTAGATACATTTTGTCATCTCTAGTTGCAAACAAGTGTTTACATGGAAAAGGATTATTCTAAAGTGAGCTTGCTTCTAATTCTAAAGTAAGCAAGTGTGTAAGACTTTATGTGTAATCATACATCTATTGTTAATAAAGTGCAACACGATCTTAATCCACTATGATGTGTTTGGGAATTGGATTTTGGATGGAAATAGAGAGGAGGACAAGTTTTTCGTATTTCTAATAATTCTctaacttaataatttttctaataaaataataaattagcatAAACTTAATGTGCtagttttttgtttatttttataaacattgCATGATCAAAGGGGTGTACGATTTACCTTTAGAATAAACTCACTTTAAAGGAACTTCTTGCGTTTGCATCCTCGTTTTTACTAAGTGGAGTGACACGCCAATTTACTCACTTAAAATCTTCATAAAAGGATTGCTCCAAAGAATAGTCAACTATACAGAATCAAGTGGTTTATTGTTTCTGAATTAGATATGCACATAGCACACATTTGGAGAACTAGCAATTTGACACAGATATGCATAATTTAGCACGTCGAAGCGAATTTTGATATCCATGTAACATGGTTCTTAATTCTAATATCATATAGAATATTTTGGGAGGACAACATTAGATTCAGGAGGTAAAACATATATAAGTAAACAAAGGCAAAGGAATTGAAAACCAGAATGTTCACCTGAAGGTGTTATCTTTAAGCATGAGCAGCAGCTTGTTCACCTCCTAATATTTTTAGATCAAAGAGTTCAATCCAGTATCCATCAGGATCCTTAATAAATGCTAAACCTTTTATTTCCCCTGCAGAAAATAActccaaaataaagaaaacttgAAAGTAATGTTTGAAGCAGTAATGCTGGGAAAAAAACCCTGCGATGGAATCAGCAGGGTTCAGACATTTACCATTACCATTGACATTTAACATTTGTGCATCACGAGTTACTAAAAATTTGCAGCCAACAATTGAGAGCCCAAATGCCAGATAGTTGTGCAACTATAATATGCTATAATTTCTATAATGCACAGGAACAATACAAacccaaaataaatataatttccaTGAAGGGAACAAAAGCAGTTCACATAGTTATCTATTGTACAACAGACCTAAAACGCAAACCATTTATAGCTGTTAAAAAATGGCAATGATGAACTTGCAGCACTAGAAAGAATTGAGAACTAAGACAGATTGTTACCATCATCTGGTTTCGTAACAAACTCAACTCCCAGATTCTGAAATCTTTCACATGCCTTGTATGTGTCATCAACAGCTATGCCAATGTGTCCTGTAAAGGCAACTTATTATTAGAATTTGATATCCTATTTATCCAATAAGGCAAAGAACACTATAAGTAAATCTAGTAAATAGTCAtggaaacaaataattaattacagcCATGTTAATGACATGAAAGCTAGCACAAAATATATCcagtaaacaaaaataattacatacaTGTCAATGACTGGAAAATTGTCACCAGAGTGACcaggaaaaaaattaacttcttCAAATAAGGACCTTAACATTGCAAAAAGGAGGCAAGAATAATAGTAAGCAATTCAGCATTTTTTTTAGGATAACAAGCTCAAAAGCGTAACCAgaaaatcaagaaaagaccaaggCGGTAAAGTCAAAATATTTACCAagttaaatgaaatgaaatatgatACCATAGCCAAGAGGTTCAGAATTGCCATTGTGGTACCCTTTGAACTCTGGATCATTTTCAGTACCCCAATTACTGTACATTATGTTATTGTTAGATAAGAGACACTGGGATAAAGAAATATGACATATTTACGTTCCTTACTCTGTTAGTTCCATTGTAGCCTTCTGAGAAAAGGTCCAAACCGTTCTTTCAACTGGATTACTTGGAGCTTTTGTCGTATCCTAGACAACAAAGttatgtaagaaaaaaagatgaaataaaGGGCATATcaatgaaaattagaaaaactcTGTAGAGAGATAGTTgatatttaagaattatttagaaaaaaatattattgccaTCACAACATATGCATAATCCACATCCAGTAATTAATCCAATTCACGCAACTTAATTTTCACTAGCAAACAGGTACGAcaatatatatcataattacGACTTTACCTAAAAAATAGCATAATTACCTCGTAGCCCATAAAGTATAGGCTGAACTTCATCTCCAGAAAATCCAATCTCTTAAGCAAACTAAACCAACAAACAAACTGTTGTCATCATTCAAAGCATTAACAACCAAAGACgaaactcaaaataattaaatttcgcAGCTACACATATAATATTcgtgaacatatatatatatatatatatagagagagagagagagagagagaccaatGCAATGGTCTCTAATTAAGTGTTACACTAGACACAATATAttaaattcaccaaaaaaaaaaaagacaaaatatattAGTTCGAATTTAACTTTAATATACTGTCATTGTAAAGATTTTTAGGATGtcaatcataaaatattttatgtatgactttttaaataattattataaaaactaaaacttgCCATATATGTCGATCTTAGATTAAATGATCGTGTctcattctaattaaattctatcAGTTTTGTTAAAGGTTAAGTCCATTTTGAagcacaaacaaataaataatcaatacaAAAATTGTTACatctaaaagaaaaacttactaCGTGCCCAAGACACGAGAATAAAAATCAAGGCTCACTTTGGGGTCCTTGATTCGAAACATCTGCAAGTCAAATAACAGTTAAAGAGTCAATCAAACACCTATAACAAACAATAACAGTAATATAAGTAGAGATTAATGTTCATACAGTTACGGTATAAagcaattttatattatcaattaaatataaatgggataaatttttttaaaataattattataaaagttaataaatttatcatatgataattttattattaaaagagGGTCTTTACTGTGTGCGTGCATGACCTATCTTTTCATATAAGCTCACAGTTTGTTGCGTAAAGTAAGCCTTAGTAGCTTGATCAGGAGTTGTATGGAGACCGGGGTTGTTGGAAGGTGATTCCTTCGGTTCAGAACAATCGCAATTGATTCGGTTACTGTGTCCATACAAGTCTAGTTGTGCTCTTAGTAGATTTGTTGTTTATAAGAGTGATTGCAGAGAGAGAGAACGTACCTTTACCTTGTGATCTTGAATGCAGAGAGACAAGAAGATGACGAATGTTATGTGTGATTGACAAAATTAGAGCAATTTTAGAATATATGAAACTGGTATTTTGAAACATGTTATTTAAACCGTTGATCACATTATATAGGGAGTTCAATAAGTCAAAATTGAAGTGAGAGTCTATGCGGGATGCGAAAGAGACTCACCAACTAACAAGTTCTACGTGGTATGTATCCCAAGGGAGTTCTCACTTCTCACTTCtcagttaaacaaaaattaaaaaaacttcttCTCATTGAATGCACCATTGCTGATGATGAGTCCTTCATGCCCAGGCCATTGTCATGCGTCCTTTCTCACTTAATTCTCTTTTGCCCTATTAAGAAATCTAGATATAGCTTGCATGTTGTTGTAGTTAGATCTCCTAACTTTATATATCAAGTTTTCCATTCATTAATTAATGGCTCAATTATACAAATCATCCtttcattataattaaaaaatgaattgagttTCTCAATTATTGAAtagttcaatcaaaatatataattattttaaaacactttCATCGAGTAACTCAATTGGTCCtctaattgtttaaaaatactacaattatatcatttttatcaaCTTCTTTAGTGTGATCAATAAAAATTGTATATAGACATTTTTATATCAATTGTATtaacaacaaatataaaaatatatatatttatattgggGACAGATCTtaacaataactatttttacataaattgcattggaaattaatgtaaaaatttcttattttatgttgattgtatgaaaaattaatgtaaaaatatctattttcgTCAACATGACAAAAAGGATAcagttgtaatatttttaaacaagtgGAGGAcctaattgaatttttaataattaaaggattcaattaaacttttaattaaaattaagacacaaattatataattaaaactgcaaaaaagaatagaaagtTCTTCACCCCTAGTTTTTGGCATGCTTCCTTTCTCACCTATGTCGCGTTTGTCCTTTTAAGAAATCTAGTTAGGGCATGTTTGGAGTACCATTGCATCCTCTCAAATGCAGTTTGCCCACGGCACCTCCCTTATATCTTTTCCATTTAGATGCATAGGAATTCATGGAGCCAAAGTTTCAACGGGTAAACAAACATGCACTTAGGTTGCATACTTGTATAGCATGTTTGAAAAGGACATGGTTTTCCGCATCTAAATAAATGCTATTATCTTTTTATTGGGAGAAATCAAATTCATGTACTAGGTGATTTATAATAAGATTAAGCAACTAAATTAGATCCCATTATCTAAATATATGCTACTAGTTGTGGCTTTTGGAATTTTTATGCATGGAACATGAATTTGGGGTTCCAAATCGTATAGTTAGATCTCCTTGCATTATAAAACTATGTCCATATACAATTTCCGATGACTCAAGTTTTTttactagttaaaaaaattgtttaactttattaataatatacagaaaatcatataataaaatgcaaaaaaaaaaaaaaacatatacgacataattttatcctttccaacaaaaaaatttatccttttaCCATAAACAGTGAATGCCCTAGTTAGCATTTGCCTCTCACGTATTATTACTGTTCTAGAGTCCTGCATATGATTATGTTAGAGTGTCTTTAGAAGTACTCATTCGTATCACAGATCCAATGCAAGAGTAGACTCAAGTCACCAGTTTCGATATTGGCTAGgtttttgaaattaaagaaaaaaaaaatacaagattcACAACACAATCTTGTTTTTCGTTCTGGTTTGACAACAAATTATTCATTCAGGTGAAGCTCGAAAAATCCTACATACTCCACATACGAGCAAAAGACCCAATTAAATCAGAGATAAGAACATATCACAGAAAAGCCGGGCctgcaacaaaaaaataaaacataacatgGTTCTTATTATCTTATACCAGACAGAAAATTTTGTGAGGACATTAGATTCAGGAGgtaaaacatataaataaataaaggcaAAGCAATAGAAAACCATAGTATCTACCTTAAGGTGTTATCTTAAGCCTAAGCAGCAGTTTGTGTTACATTTCCTATTGTTTTCCGATCAAAGATTTCAATCCAGTATCCATCAGGATCTTTAATAAATGCTATACCTTTCATTTTCCCTGcagaaaattattcaaaaataaagaaaacttgAAAGAAATGTTTGAAGCAGTAATGCAGGGAAGAATCTGTGATGGAATCAGCAAAATTCAGACATTTACCAATTCCGTTAACATTCAACATTTGTGCATCACAAGTTACTCAAAAATTGCAGCCAACAATTAGCATCCAACAGATGGATAGCTGCGCAACTAAAATAtgcttaattttctttaatcatTGTACTACCACAAACATCAGATGACAATAGCAACCAGCATCCATACAGAAGGCAAGTTTTGGTGTGGCGTGGTTCCAATTGTTACACAGCATTATAATTGCGTTAAATTAATCAGACAGCCTATCAGAATTACTACGTGTCTATGACCGCACCCCATCTCTTGCACTTCATAGTTAAATATAACAAGATGAGAAGGCCTAAATAgaacaagaaaaataacatCTAGCCTATTTAATTCAAACCCTTGCTTTTAAAATAGATTTCACCCCCAATTTTCTgactattttaatatttcacaGTAAAGTTATCCCTTAAcatctctatatttatttaaacataGACGCCTTCATGCACAGGAATAATGCAAACccaaacaaaattcaataataaattgTCATGTAGAGAACAGAAACAATTAACATAGTTATCTATTGTACAGCTGACCTACAACACAAACAATTCATAGCtgttaaaaaatacaatgataTATTCACAACAGTATATGGGCAGTGGGCACCactagaatgaattgaaaactaaagaaaaattgTTACCATCTTCTGGTTTCTTAACAAACTCAACTCCCAGATTCTGAAATCTTTCACATGCCTTGTATGTGTCATCAACAGTTACACCAATGTGTCCTGTATACAGAAAGACAACTTGGTGAACTCACTATTAGAATTCAATCTCCTATTTATCCAATAAGTCAAAGAATACTATAAATAAATCTAGTAAATAGCCgtggaaataaataattaattacagcCATGTTAATGAATAAAAACTAGCAGAAAATAGAACCTGTAAGtagcagtaaaaaaaattacagacaTGTGAGTGACGTGAAAACTAGGTCACTGATAGCCTTGAATCTGAAAAGAATACAAAGCATATAACCTAAACAAATTCAGGAAATGCATCCCATTTACTCTTTTGACAGATAGGAAGGTATAGAGGGAGGAAACGGAatgaataagaataagaatagaGCATTAGAGCCTAAGTATTATATGACTGATATTGACTTGATATGATGTGATGTATTACAATGTGATGATATGATCATAAAACCAAAAGCACTAACCTTTTTATACTAATCATAATCCTAACTAGAAAGGAAACAAAGCATGAGATATGGAAATATGGTAGCCAATCCTATAACaaggaaatgaagaaaataatccTAAAGGATAATTTAAGATATTCTAAGGTATGCTCAAGATAATATAGGATATTTTCACATGATCTAGCATTGTTTAGTTACtccaaatatttcaaaaattaccACCTGCTAAGTTCATCATTTAATGAAATCAATGCCTCTCTTGACATTTCCTGTTTAAAGGAAGCAAACACACAACTGTGCCACAGtgtaaaagagaaaattttaacAATAGGTGTTTACAGCTAAATGTAATTCATGAAACATGTTAACTCAAAGCATCAAATAAGGACCTAAACACTGCAACATACGGAGGCAAGAATAATGGTCAGCCATTCAGCATATTTTTAGGATAACAAACATAAAGTGTAACCAGTGAATCAAGATTAGAGTCAAAATCTGtaccaaattaaattaaatgaaacatCACATACCAAAGCCACGAGGTTCAGAATTGCCATTGTGGTACCCTTTGAACTCTGGATCGCTTTCAGTACCCCAATTACTGTACATTATCTTACTGTTAGATAAGAGACACAAGGATAAGaaatataacatatttatattCCTTACTGTGTCAGTTCAATTGTAGCCTTCTGAGAAAAGGTCCAAACCACTTTATCAATTGGATTACTTGGAGCTTCTGCCGTATtctaaacaacaacaaaaaatgtcaGAAAAAGATCAAAGGTTAAGAACTATTTAGAAAAGATTTAATATTGCCATCACAGCATATATATAATCCAATTCAATTTTCACCACCAAAATTATTGATCATACCTCATAGCCCATGAAGTACAGGCTGAACTTCATCTCCGGAAAATCCAATCTCTTAAGCAAACTAAACCAACCAACAAACTGCCATCAGCATTCATAGCATCCACAGCGAGgaagaaattcaaaaataaaaaagaatttgtaGCTAGACATAAATATAttagttcaaatttaattttaatagacTGCCAGTGTAGATATTTTAACATATCCAAATATGACTtctaaaatagttattataaaattattataaaaattaaaaacttacaaCTATACATGCCAATCCTAGATGGGATGATAGTGtcatattctaattaaattccatTACTTTTATAGAAGGTCAAGTGATCAAGTCCATTTTCAAGcactaacaaataaataaataaataaccaacacaaaagaaaaatgttgtattgtatctaaaagaagaaaaaaaaaaaaacttacgacATGCCCAAGACTCGAGAATAAAAATCGAGGCTCACTTTGGGGTCTTTGATTCTAAACATCTGTAATTGAAATCACAGTTAAATAGTCAGAAATCAAACTCCTGAAATacacaataacaataatatataatagtaaATTAGAAAAAGCTAGCTTACAGTTTGTTGCATGATGTAACCCTTGGTGGCTTCGTCAGGAGTTGTATGGAGACCGGGGTTGTTGGAAGGCGATTCCTTGGGTTCCGCAGCCATTGAGAGGAATCGGAATCGATTCGCTTTCTGCGAAGAAAAATAGAGAACGTTGACAACATAAGAATATAAGAATGAGAATGAAAGAAAGCACGAAATTGGAACCTTGGTTTTGGGGGTGAGAGAGAAATGGGAGGGGATTGAATGAGGAGATAGGAAAGGTTGGGGTTTGGCGATGAATCGGAGACGAGAAAGACGGTGTAAggaagcggtgactgtcattaGTGGATTTGGTATTTATATGAGTGATTGAAAAACAGAGAGAGAACGTTACCTTTACCTTAAGATGTTGAAGTAGATGTGGATCAGAGTGAGGGAGAAACAGAGAGAGATCAGTAATGCAGACAGACTAAGATCACCATTCTtgttcttatcttttttattaatattaattattaattattattgaaaacaaattattaacaaatttaaaggTTAAAGAGTCATTTTATTTTAGCTTGGATAGAATACTGATAAATTctttttcaaaagataaaaaaatcaaatataatttaatcttaatatttttctttttttaatcacataacattacaataaatacataaaaaaaataaaaaaataatcataaggtaaaacaaacatataataaattaactcatgaatagatttgttatacttttttttatttttgagactcatttgaatttttatcttttgtaatGAAATTTATCAGCATTCTACACATCaggaaaatgattatttatctaaatttaaaatataaatatttttattagatgaaaaaaattatgttgcatataattttattttattttattgatttttaaataaatattttaaaaaaaattaaccaatgATGTAATAGACACTTACTGAATTCATCTTAGATTTTAATTAACCAGACGAAATGTGATTATGCAAGAAATTTAACCAATGGTTTtcagattaaattattttgggaATCAACTTAAGCttgttttaacttaattaattagcaatataatttataaaaaaaatgttttgtgaagattaattttgttaattcattcttaattatgaattgaacattctaaaaaaattgttaaaaaatattattgttttgaaCAAATAGAAGattaaataagattaaaataaaataagtcatgctttactcttttcttttctcttttttttcttttgtcaccTTGTACCAAAAGGAAATACGTAGGTAGACACATATATCACGTTTTGTACATAAACAATCAAGTAATTTCAGcacgtaaaaataaaataaaaaaaatattaattgcaaCTATTAAGTAGCAAAAAGGACATgttgttaaagaaaaaaaaatagattttgataAGTTGGTTGGCAACTTTTTTAGAgtaataatttatgaattttttactttaaatatttcattaacaTTAATCACCTCAATTTTAATTGGACGGAAATAACTTAATTGAAGCATTAAATTCTTATTGGAGTTTTTTAAAACATCCAGACCTAATATTGAACACTCTATAAATGTGTCTTCTTTCTAGTCTCCCTTTAAGGTGTTTCAAATTCAACTACAAAACAAGTTAATGTTCATTAATCTTGTCACTATAGAAATGTCCGAGCAGCATCAATATTTAATGGTTATACACAACATGAGGTAATTTATCTCTATGTTGTGGTTTGTTACACTACTTTATGTCTTCATGTGAAGGAAACTATTGTGCCAACTAGTTTCccaaaaatgggttttgttCTAACTAGCTTGTGACTCTCTTTCTCTCTGAGTGTATGGGTTCCTTTAATGATGGTGAGATTAAATACTACCATGTTTGAGCTACCAGACCGCAAGGAACATACCAGACTGATGCCATCTGctgcaaaacaaataaaaagcaaaaggtgTCACCTATGATGACACTTTCTACTTCCTACGTCACAAAAATCACTCATTTCCATATATACTTTTTTGACCAATCcataatgataattaatttttgttttaaatccatTTTCGTAAAACAAAAACCTTTAATAGACCATGCATGCTCCATCTAATGGGGCAAGTTGACAGTACTCATAAACATTACATCAGTAATTATGAAAAATCCCAGTCTCATAATTTTACACTATAGTATAATCCAttctgaaaaattaattttaatttaaaatattagattatgtgatttattatttaatttatagttaatttgttagtaaaaaataaatttaaacaaatttaccCTATAACTTATTCTAAGAGTAAGTGTTTAAAGTTATTCTTGATCCCGTTCATTTATTTTGCTTAAATCTAGCCGCtgtaatatttcattaaaatcgGTCACGTGAGATAAAGTTAAGTGACTTAATTATCTTCTATACTCCTACATGAATGAAACAAAAGGATATAAGATGTAAATAGACAAATTATTTGTGTGTTTTGGAACTTTCGATTAGCTGTGCTAAAAGAGGAAACCTCCCTCATGTAGAAGAATAGCGTTTAAGGTTTATGTCttttttagtcaaatttttcatttgaactattatatattagtagcatgaaaaatataaatttctaatattttcttcattgcAAATACAAATGGGTATGCTATTTCGCAGTGCAGATTGTTTCAAGAAATGTTATTGTTAAGGATCATTTCAAGAGCCAATTAAGTGAGtgacttgcaagttgcaatttTTTTCCACTATTTCTATTAAATCTTTGTGGAAACGAGCCTAGAGTGACCTTATGACAAATTATATCCTCTGTCATAGCTGCTTTTGTGGTCCTGGTAAATACAACCAGTTGGTGTGCATATTGTTACGTGTGAATCGGTGTGATCACTATATCTGATAAGACTGATATGGTTTTCAGATTTGGTtttgaaatgtttgatttgTTGGTGTTGCAACTAAGAATCCATTGAAGAATATTTTGAGATGCTTGAGAGAATCTTGGTTTGATTTGGTTTGCTCTTTCCTTGATAATTGTCATGCTTGCTAACCTTTGTAATCTCTAAGTGCATTCTTTGTAAGATTCCATCATGTAAACCATAGCAAGTGTGAACTTAAGGaatggaaattcaaattgttttgaaaaatatgcAATTATCTCAACTTTTGTGATTTTAGTATTGGTTTATTTTTACTTGAAGacaaataaaactttaaatttggGGGATGTTTGATAAGTGTTATGCGTACGTCATttgtacatttaaaatacataataatgatctaatttatgtttttttaatatttcttttgatCTTAAAAGATacgaatttaactttttttgagTTTCAATCCAAAGAATGTTAAAGTTAATGAATTGACAATGTTTTGGTTCT
The nucleotide sequence above comes from Glycine soja cultivar W05 chromosome 11, ASM419377v2, whole genome shotgun sequence. Encoded proteins:
- the LOC114375787 gene encoding lactoylglutathione lyase-like, whose amino-acid sequence is MFRIKDPKVSLDFYSRVLGTYLLKRLDFLEMKFSLYFMGYEDTTKAPSNPVERTVWTFSQKATMELTDNWGTENDPEFKGYHNGNSEPLGYGHIGIAVDDTYKACERFQNLGVEFVTKPDDGEIKGLAFIKDPDGYWIELFDLKILGGEQAAAHA
- the LOC114373667 gene encoding lactoylglutathione lyase isoform X1; protein product: MTVTASLHRLSRLRFIAKPQPFLSPHSIPSHFSLTPKTKKANRFRFLSMAAEPKESPSNNPGLHTTPDEATKGYIMQQTMFRIKDPKVSLDFYSRVLGMSLLKRLDFPEMKFSLYFMGYENTAEAPSNPIDKVVWTFSQKATIELTHNWGTESDPEFKGYHNGNSEPRGFGHIGVTVDDTYKACERFQNLGVEFVKKPEDGKMKGIAFIKDPDGYWIEIFDRKTIGNVTQTAA
- the LOC114373667 gene encoding lactoylglutathione lyase isoform X2, with amino-acid sequence MAAEPKESPSNNPGLHTTPDEATKGYIMQQTMFRIKDPKVSLDFYSRVLGMSLLKRLDFPEMKFSLYFMGYENTAEAPSNPIDKVVWTFSQKATIELTHNWGTESDPEFKGYHNGNSEPRGFGHIGVTVDDTYKACERFQNLGVEFVKKPEDGKMKGIAFIKDPDGYWIEIFDRKTIGNVTQTAA